The genomic window GTCCGCCGGTGCGGTCGAGTTCGGCACGAAGCGCGGTCGCCGCGTCGTGAACATCGTTCCGGCTGCCTGAACGGCACGCTGAGAGCTTTCCGAGGGCGGACCCGCTTCCCGGCACACGGGAAGCGGGGCCGCCCTCGGCGTGTTATGACTGCGCGTGAATGCGCGCAGACCCGTATGTATCTGGAGGAAACGCCATGACCACCTTCGTGGACCGCGTCGAATTGCATGTCGCCGCGGGTAACGGGGGCCATGGCTGCGCCTCCGTGCACCGGGAGAAGTTCAAGCCGCTGGGCGGGCCCGACGGCGGCAACGGCGGCCGCGGCGGCGATGTGATCCTGGTGGTCGACCAGGACGTCACGACGCTGCTCGACTACCACCACAGCCCGCACCGCAAGGCCACCAACGGCAAGCCGGGGGAGGGCGGCAACCGGTCGGGCAAGGACGGCGTCGACCTGGTGCTGCCGGTGCCGGACGGCACGGTCGTGATGGACAGGAAGGGCAACGTGCTGGCCGACCTGGTCGGCCAGGGCACCACGTATGTCGCGGGGCAGGGCGGCCGCGGCGGCCTGGGCAACGCGGCGCTGGCCTCGGCCCGCCGCAAGGCGCCGGGCTTCGCGCTGCTCGGCGAGCCGGGCATCGCACGGGATGTGGTGCTCGAACTCAAGACCGTCGCGGATGTGGCGCTGGTGGGCTATCCCAGCGCGGGCAAGTCCTCGCTGATCTCGGTGCTCTCCGCGGCGAAGCCGAAGATCGCGGATTACCCGTTCACCACGCTGGTGCCCAACCTCGGTGTGGTGACGGCGGGTTCGACCGTCTACACGATCGCCGACGTGCCCGGGCTGATCCCCGGTGCCAGCGAAGGGCGGGGTCTGGGCCTGGAGTTCCTGCGGCACGTCGAGCGCTGCTCAGTGCTGGTGCACGTGCTGGACACCGCCACGCTGGAGTCCGACCGCGACCCCGCCACCGACCTGGACGTCATCGAGGCGGAGCTGCGGGCGTACGGCGCCGGTCTGGAGGACCGGCCGCGGATCGTGGTGCTCAACAAGATCGACGTGCCCGACGGCCGCGACCTGGCCGAGATCATCAGGCCCGAGCTTGAGTCCCGCGGCTACCAGGTCTTCGAGGTCTCCGCGGTCTCCCACGAGGGCCTGAAGGAGCTGTCCTACGCCCTCGCGAAGATCGTCGCCGACACGCGCGCTGCCCTGCCGGTCCAGGAGTCCACCCGGGTCGTCATCCGCCCGCAGGCGGTCGACGACGCGGGCTTCACGGTCACCGCCGAGGACGACGACCTCTTCCGCGTCCGCGGCGAGAAGCCGGAACGCTGGGTCCGCCAGACCGACTTCACCAACGACGAGGCCGTCGGCTATCTCGCCGACCGCCTCAACCGCCTCGGTGTGGAGGCCGAACTCCTCAAGGCCGGCGCCAAGCCCGGTGACGGGGTCGCCATCGGCGCCGACGACGACGCGGTCGTCTTCGACTGGGAGCCCGCCATGGCCGCCGGCGCCGAGATGCTCGGCCGCCGCGGCGAGGACCACCGTTTCGACGCCCCCCGCGCGGCCGTCACCCGCCGCCGCGACAAGCAGGCGGAGCGCGACGAGTCCGACGAGGCCTACCGCGGCTTCGACCCGTTCGAGTAACCACCGGGTGGCCCGCGACACGGCCGCGCCCCGGACCCCGCTGGGGGTCCGGGGCGCGGCCGTGTCCGCGGGCTCAGAAGGCCGTGGCGGGCGGGGTGTCCTTGGTCAGGATGCGGCGGGACAGGACGTACGTGAAGGGGATCGCGGCGGCCGCGGCCACCAGCGGGGCGATCTTGTCGTTCATGCCGACCCACTCCACGAAGGCGTAGACGCCGATGCTGGTCACCACGTAGTTCGTGATGTTCGTCAGCGGGAAGAGAAAGAACTTCTTCCACGTCGGGCGGGTGCGATAAGTGAAGTAGGTGTTGAGGAAGAACGACCCGATCATGCTCAGCACGAACGCCAGTGAATACGCGGCGAAATACGGCATCAACGGGTGCAGCGCCAGATAGAAGCCGTAGAAGGTCCCGGTGTTGACGGCGCCGACCAGTGCGAAGCGGACGATCTGCAGCAGTTGCGGGGAGAGCCGGGGCAGCGCGGGGCTCACCGGATCTCCGACCAGTCCTGCGGGATCTGCGCCTCCTGGGAGGGTGCGCCGGCCTGGTCGCCGACCCGGAAGGTCCGTGGCGCGTTCGTCTCCTTGACCAGGAAGTGCGGGCGCCGCTTGG from Streptomyces sp. NBC_01198 includes these protein-coding regions:
- the obgE gene encoding GTPase ObgE, with translation MTTFVDRVELHVAAGNGGHGCASVHREKFKPLGGPDGGNGGRGGDVILVVDQDVTTLLDYHHSPHRKATNGKPGEGGNRSGKDGVDLVLPVPDGTVVMDRKGNVLADLVGQGTTYVAGQGGRGGLGNAALASARRKAPGFALLGEPGIARDVVLELKTVADVALVGYPSAGKSSLISVLSAAKPKIADYPFTTLVPNLGVVTAGSTVYTIADVPGLIPGASEGRGLGLEFLRHVERCSVLVHVLDTATLESDRDPATDLDVIEAELRAYGAGLEDRPRIVVLNKIDVPDGRDLAEIIRPELESRGYQVFEVSAVSHEGLKELSYALAKIVADTRAALPVQESTRVVIRPQAVDDAGFTVTAEDDDLFRVRGEKPERWVRQTDFTNDEAVGYLADRLNRLGVEAELLKAGAKPGDGVAIGADDDAVVFDWEPAMAAGAEMLGRRGEDHRFDAPRAAVTRRRDKQAERDESDEAYRGFDPFE
- a CDS encoding GtrA family protein, with amino-acid sequence MSPALPRLSPQLLQIVRFALVGAVNTGTFYGFYLALHPLMPYFAAYSLAFVLSMIGSFFLNTYFTYRTRPTWKKFFLFPLTNITNYVVTSIGVYAFVEWVGMNDKIAPLVAAAAAIPFTYVLSRRILTKDTPPATAF